A stretch of the Lolium perenne isolate Kyuss_39 chromosome 3, Kyuss_2.0, whole genome shotgun sequence genome encodes the following:
- the LOC127326958 gene encoding pyrophosphate-energized vacuolar membrane proton pump, with product MGFSAADAVIPACAVIGIAFAAWQWFLVAKVKVSAYASTGNGGHGRPVFRQEDEEDEDNRIGGESDDEEDGVDGPAAVARCAEIQNAISVGANSFLFTQYKYLAAFTVIFAVVIFLFLGSVHRFSMASQPCQYTKGKMCKPALANAAFTTAAFLLGAVTSVVSGYLGMRIATFANARTTLEARRGIGAAFATAFRSGAVMGFLLSSLGLLVFYIAIKIFGLYYRDDWEGLYESITGYGLGGSSMALFGRVGGGIYTKAADVGADLVGKVERNIPEDDPRNPAVIADNVGDNVGDIAGMGSDLFGSYAESTCAALFVASISSFGADHDFAAVCYPLLISSAGLVVCLATTLFATDFFKVKTVDAVAPALKLQLLISTVLMTVAALVVTFAALPARFTMFDFGEEKQVRNWHLFLCVAIGLWAGLAIGFTTEYFTSNAYSPVRDVADSCRTGAATNVIFGLALGYKSVIVPVLAIAVSIYVSFTLASIYGIAIAALGMLSTVATGLAIDAYGPISDNAGGIAEMAGMSRRIRQRTDALDAAGNTTAAIGKGFAIGSAALVSLALFGAFVSRAGVTVINVLSPKVFAGMLVGGMLPYWFSAMTMKSVGSAALKMVEEVRRQFSTIPGLMEGRATPDYASCVRISTDASLREMMPPGALVLLAPLVTGTFFGVHTLAGLLAGALVSGVQVAISASNSGGAWDNAKKYIEAGASEHAKSLGPKGSEAHKAAVIGDTIGDPLKDTSGPSLNILIKLMAVESLVFAPFFAAHGGLIFK from the exons ATGGGTTTCTCCGCCGCGGACGCGGTCATACCGGCGTGCGCCGTGATCGGCATTGCCTTCGCGGCGTGGCAGTGGTTTCTTGTTGCCAAGGTGAAGGTGTCCGCGTACGCGTCGACGGGCAACGGCGGACATGGGCGGCCTGTGTTCCGGCAGGAggacgaggaagatgaggataacCGTATCGGCGGGGAgagcgacgacgaggaggatggAGTCGACGGACCGGCGGCCGTGGCTAGGTGCGCGGAGATCCAGAACGCCATTTCCGTAG GAGCAAACTCATTCCTTTTCACCCAATACAAGTACCTGGCCGCCTTCACGGTGATCTTCGCGGTGGTCATCTTCCTCTTCCTGGGGTCCGTGCACCGGTTCAGCATGGCCAGCCAGCCGTGCCAGTACACCAAGGGCAAGATGTGCAAGCCGGCGCTGGCCAACGCAGCGTTTACCACCGCAGCCTTCCTTCTTGGCGCCGTCACCTCCGTCGTGTCGGGCTACCTCGGCATGCGGATCGCCACCTTCGCCAACGCGAGGACCACACTGGAGGCCCGGCGGGGCATCGGCGCAGCCTTCGCCACGGCGTTCAGGTCCGGCGCCGTCATGGGGTTCCTCCTGTCGTCCCTGGGCCTTCTGGTGTTCTACATTGCCATCAAGATCTTCGGGCTGTACTACCGCGATGACTGGGAAGGCCTGTACGAGTCGATCACCGGCTACGGTCTCGGTGGCTCCTCCATGGCGCTGTTCGGGAGGGTTGGTGGCGGCATCTACACAAAGGCGGCGGACGTCGGCGCCGACCTCGTCGGGAAGGTGGAGAGAAACATCCCCGAGGACGATCCGAGGAACCCCGCGGTGATCGCTGACAACGTGGGCGACAACGTCGGCGACATTGCGGGGATGGGCTCCGACCTGTTCGGGTCCTACGCCGAGTCCACCTGCGCGGCGCTGTTCGTCGCGTCGATCTCGTCGTTCGGCGCCGACCACGACTTCGCGGCGGTGTGCTACCCACTGCTGATAAGCTCTGCGGGGCTCGTGGTCTGCCTGGCTACGACGCTCTTCGCCACCGATTTCTTCAAGGTCAAGACCGTCGACGCGGTCGCGCCAGCACTTAAGCTGCAGCTCCTCATCTCCACCGTGCTGATGACCGTCGCCGCCCTGGTCGTCACCTTCGCCGCGCTCCCCGCCAGGTTCACCATGTTCGATTTCGGGGAGGAGAAGCAGGTCAGGAACTG GCACCTGTTCCTATGCGTCGCCATTGGCTTATGGGCAGGTCTCGCCATCGGCTTCACCACCGAGTACTTCACCAGCAATGCCTACAG CCCTGTCCGAGATGTGGCTGACTCTTGCCGGACCGGCGCGGCGACCAACGTCATCTTCGGGCTAGCGCTCGGGTACAAATCCGTGATCGTGCCCGTGCTCGCCATCGCTGTGTCCATCTACGTCAGCTTCACCCTAGCATCGATCTACGGCATCGCCATCGCCGCGCTCGGGATGCTCAGCACGGTGGCCACCGGGCTGGCCATCGACGCGTACGGACCGATCAGCGACAACGCCGGAGGCATCGCGGAGATGGCCGGCATGAGCCGCAGGATCAGGCAGCGGACCGACGCGCTAGACGCCGCCGGCAACACCACCGCGGCGATCGGCAAGGGGTTCGCCATCGGTTCGGCGGCACTGGTTTCACTGGCGCTgttcggcgcgttcgttagccgtGCGGGCGTAACGGTGATCAACGTGCTAAGCCCGAAGGTGTTCGCGGGGATGCTGGTAGGCGGGATGCTCCCGTACTGGTTCTCGGCGATGACGATGAAGAGCGTGGGCAGCGCGGCGCTGAAGATGGTGGAGGAGGTGCGGCGGCAGTTCAGCACCATCCCGGGGCTGATGGAGGGGCGCGCCACGCCGGACTACGCCAGCTGCgtgaggatctcaacggacgcgtCACTGAGGGAGATGATGCCTCCCGGGGCGCTGGTGCTGCTGGCGCCGCTGGTCACCGGCACCTTCTTCGGCGTCCACACGCTGGCTGGGCTGCTCGCTGGCGCGCTCGTGTCGGGCGTGCAGGTGGCCATATCTGCTTCCAACAGCGGGGGAGCGTGGGACAACGCTAAGAAGTATATCGAGGCGGGCGCGTCAGAGCACGCCAAGTCCCTTGGTCCCAAGGGTTCGGAGGCGCACAAGGCCGCCgtgattggtgacaccatcgggGACCCGCTCAAGGACACCTCCGGACCGTCGCTCAACATACTCATCAAGCTCATGGCCGTTGAGTCCCTTGTGTTTGCGCCATTCTTTGCGGCTCACGGAGGCCTCATATTCAAGTAA